Within the Prochlorococcus sp. MIT 1300 genome, the region AATAAGAGCATAAGGATTTCCTGAATAATTCACAATGTCTCCTTTCTTCGACCAAAGATCTAGTACCTCGTTACAAAGAGAAGTCTCATCAATCAACTGTTCATCCTTAATATTTCCAATCTAATAACTGGTTTCGTGAAAAAGTCAAGCCAAGTAACTTTAGATTTAAAACAAATATTCAAAAAGAACTGAAACGAGGTCGGCGTGAGTTCGTAGAAATGAATAACAAAAGGAAATTATTAGGTTTTGTGAAAAGTTTTCAAATTATACGCACCGATTAATTCCAGATCAATAAGGGCTTAAAGTAAAAAAAATCGCAAAACCGTTATGACCCTACCTAATCCGTCTTCAGACCAGTTAATTGTTGTCAACCTGGCGGCGATAGTCGTAGGTACTACCTTTAATGCCCCCCAAAAAGCTATCAAATGGGGAGGTCTTGTAGTAGCAGTAGTAACCACGACCTGTGCTCTTTGGTGCACTCATCACGCTTAAGTCGCAAACAAGTTGATTCGACATAAACCAATCAACTCCCGCAAAGCCTTGTCGTATCAATGGAATTAAGCCGCCGGTAGATGTTAGAGCTAATCTTCTCTATCTCCTATACCGTATCAACCTCACAACTAGATAAGAAAAGCTAGCCTGCTCTGGTCAATCGTACTAATGTTTTAGAGCCATAAAGGTTCATCATGAACACAGACCAACTGACCGTTATCAACCTCGCAGCAATCCTTGTCGGCACAACATTCAATTCGGACCAGAAAGTAATCAAATGGGGTGGACTCATTATTGCAGTAGCTTCTGCTGCAGCGACAGTTCTTTCCTAAGACAGAACTCTACTGAGTTATTAGCCTCATAGCAGGGGCTCCATCCAAAGACCCTCTCATAAATTTATGAGAGGGTCTTTTACTATTCAAATTATCGCTGCATATGCCTCAAAGTCAGCTTATTAGATAAACCCACGTCAATAAGACTCATTTATCTAGCTGCCAAAGAAAAACTTATATCTTTAAATCCGAAAAAACATGGCGACTTGATTTGTAGAGATGTATCTTTCTAGAGACTAATTTAGTTTCAGAAGGAATGAACCCAAGAGAAGCGATTCGAGCACATGCTTATCCTGTACTTGCTGTAATAAGTACATTGAGTCTTGTGGGCATTTTCACCTCACTAGTCCCTATTGCTAAATGGACCAGAACTCAAAATGAATGTATAGAGAGAACTTTCCGAATAGATGGAAAAAATACCCAAGGTATTCCCGCTAAGGTCTGGAGTTGCAATGGAGGTGGTAATTAATAGTATAAATATACTTAAGTTGATATCTAGAAGTTAATACAACAATTAAAAAACAGGTTAAAACAACTCATACGACAATACTTTCTCTCAGATAATATTACCTATTTCCCTAAGTAGTAATGTAACTAGTTAACTCTACCCAATTTTATTTAGCTTATATGTTATATATTTTGTCTGTCTTTCTACATAGTTTCAAGAAAGTATAAAATTTATTCCCTGCATGCCTAAGGACTTTACAATAACAAATGTGCTTAGCTGAATCAGCACTCTCGACAATTATCCATTCTTATTTACTTTACGAATCATCTAGGTTAATAAGGTTTATTGTGTTTAAGCTCAATGGATTTTTACTAACAGCCTCAATTATTGATTAGAGTTCTTTATGTATACCTAGTTTCAAAGGGAAAGTCCTTAGAGATCTAATCAAGTTGAAAAATCCATTTCTTTTCTTCAATGTCATGTCTACTGATCAACTAAAGGCCTTTTTACAAAAAATGCAAGGCGATTCGGAATTAAAATCAAGAGTACTTGCTTCCTCAACTGCTGACGATGTGGCATTAATTGCCCAAAAGCATGGCTTCGAATTCTCAGGCGATGAACTTCTAAGATTTTCTGGTAAAAAAGTTGGAAAGGTTACAGTCAAAAAGAATGATGTCCCTGGAGAGTATAACTAATAAAATATTAGCTATATCTATATTTGTTTGTCCTTCGGATAAAGCCTGGAAATTTTCTCTGCTTGAGACTTGGCACGTGCATCCTCATAACGTTTTTCAGCGATCCTTCTAACGATTATTCCTGGAATAAACCATATAGCTCCTATCACCACAATCATAAAGATCGGGTTATACCAAGTCATTTGCAAGAGACTATCCAACATTTTTGAGAAAGATCCTCCAAGTTAGATTTCCGAGAATAATCAGATGAGCATATGAAGAACTGCAAACCTAATTATAATTACATTGATCTTACCGCTGATAAGGGAATTTTGAGTTCTCTTCAGGAGAGTCATTTCTTTTGCTTATATAGGATGTGGTCAACATCAAATTCTGAAGAATTATTCCCAAATAGGAGGTTGCTGTATTTGTATTGCTTCACCAGATCTTTAAAAAACATACAACTTCGAAGCCTTTTAAGAAATAAAAAGCTCTATCAACTCTCACTACTCGAGAATACACTTGCCTAACAAAATCTTCTTGTGGAGCAAGTGAGCACTTAGGTTCTAGGAGCTTCACCTATTCCAAAAAACCTAGCTAACGTTTCTTCCCTGAGTGATGGGGTAACACACTTTTTAGTCGCATCGTCAAGGAAATAACCCCTTTCTTCAATGGGCTCAGAACATAAAGATAATAATTTGGGGCTACATTTATATTGGAACAAATTAACATTCTTGCATTGACAAACTTTACTATCTTTATAAGCTATTTGTAATAATAGTAGTTATTCTTGCGAATAGTTAAACAAGAGTCCTCATAAATAGAGGATAAAGTTTCTTCTATAGAACAAAACATTGCTTAAACTTTATTTAGTCGAGCCTGCGTTTCACAGGAATCAATGGGGCAAGAATTGAATCACCAACATTCCCACTCCAGCAGCAAATACAGCAGAAAGAGCTATTGCCACTAAGCCTGGAACCATTCCACCACCTTCTTCTGAACTCATGATCAAACTACCAAATACTTCCTCTAGACTACAACAGGGCTAGGGACTTCAATTAAATTAATAGCTAAAAAAAGAAAAATCAGCA harbors:
- a CDS encoding Nif11-like leader peptide family natural product precursor, which codes for MSTDQLKAFLQKMQGDSELKSRVLASSTADDVALIAQKHGFEFSGDELLRFSGKKVGKVTVKKNDVPGEYN